From the Halalkalicoccus sp. CGA53 genome, one window contains:
- a CDS encoding sugar phosphate nucleotidyltransferase, which yields MNGSEPKRDSRGEENEDTDMKAVVPAAGEGSRLGEHTDERPKPLVEVSGEPILTRCFARLVDAGVSELVVVVGYRGEEITGYYGRSFESIPISYVHQHERLGLAHAISRAEERVDGEFLVYNGDNVISGNLGEVIEGQRSGADATLLVDRVSETEARETGVLDVDDDGRLRRIVEKPAEPPSTLVTTGVYGLSPEIFDACRRIDPSDRGEYELADALTLLIEGGRRVEVVELDGWRVNVNTPEDVERAERLLAGER from the coding sequence GTGAACGGATCGGAACCGAAACGGGATAGTCGTGGCGAGGAGAACGAGGACACCGACATGAAAGCGGTCGTTCCCGCCGCGGGCGAGGGCTCGAGACTCGGAGAACACACCGACGAACGTCCGAAGCCGCTGGTCGAGGTGAGCGGAGAACCGATCCTCACTCGCTGTTTCGCTCGACTCGTCGACGCCGGGGTGAGCGAACTCGTCGTCGTGGTCGGCTACCGAGGCGAGGAGATCACCGGGTACTACGGCCGCTCGTTCGAAAGCATTCCAATAAGTTACGTCCACCAGCACGAACGACTTGGTCTCGCACACGCGATCTCGCGAGCGGAAGAACGGGTCGATGGGGAGTTCCTCGTCTACAACGGGGACAACGTGATATCGGGGAACCTCGGGGAGGTGATTGAGGGTCAGCGATCCGGGGCGGACGCGACGCTCCTCGTCGACCGGGTCTCGGAAACGGAGGCGCGCGAGACGGGCGTCCTCGACGTCGACGACGACGGCCGCCTCCGTCGGATCGTGGAGAAGCCGGCGGAGCCGCCGTCGACGCTCGTCACGACAGGGGTGTACGGACTCTCCCCGGAGATATTCGACGCCTGCCGACGGATCGACCCCTCGGATCGTGGGGAGTACGAACTCGCCGACGCGCTGACGCTGCTGATCGAAGGGGGCCGACGCGTCGAGGTCGTCGAACTCGACGGGTGGCGGGTGAACGTCAACACCCCCGAGGACGTCGAACGCGCGGAACGGCTGCTCGCCGGCGAGCGCTGA